AGCGGTGACACCGGAACAACTGGAGCTAGCGTCACAAAGCTGGGCAGCATTTCGGGAAAACACACCGATGGCGTTTACCGAAATGCTCAATAAAGACACCGAGGCGCTACCCTTTTTGCACGGCGCTATTCAGCGCATGCTGCAGGAATATCCTTCCTCGAGTAACGGCTTATCCCGCACCCAGCAACAGGCCTTAGGGGCCATAGCAGCAGGCGAATCGCGACCGGCAAGAGTCTTTGGTGACAATCAAAAACAGGAACAGCGCATGTTTATGGGCGACTCCAGTTTTTGGGACCTGCTACGACAAATGCTTTGTTCAAACCCGCCCTTGTTAACGCTGACAGGGAATGACAAACTGACCTTACCGGTGAGCCCGGAACAGCGCTTACACATAACCGCTGCGGGTAAAGCGGTACTGTCCGGGGAAAGCAGCTGGTTAGACTGCCATGTTCCAAATCATTGGTTTGGCGGTGTACACTTAACAGCGGAAAATCTTTGGCGCTGGAACGACATCACATCAACCATGGAAACCACAAACTAACCATGTTACGTATTCCTGACGCCCCCAAATCCATACAAAAAGGCGTTTCTTTAAAAGAGGTTCTGGACACTGAAGCCATCGATTGTCTGGCCCACAATGTGACCACGGTTTACGCAAAATTCGATCAAGAACAATTTCGAACAGCGGCTCTGCATCAATTGGAACCTTTAAGCCTGATGGAACGCGGTGTACATATAGCCAAAGCCTTGCGCCCCTGTTTACCGCAGAAATACGACAAAGCCGTGAAGATACTGTTAAAGTCCTTGACGCCACCGAACAAAGAGACTGAAGGTTTAGGTCTTGCGGTGTTTTTTTACCATCCCCACAGCTGCTTCGTAGCCGAATACGGTTTGGATAAAAGCCACAACGACGATGAAGATCCGTTTGAGATTTCCATGCAGGCGCAATATGAACTCACCAAACGCAATACCTCCGAGTTCTCCATTCGTCCGTTTTTGATTCAAGATCAAAAACGGACCCTGGCGCGATTAAACCAATGGACCTCGGACCCGGACCCGCATGTGCGCCGCCTCTGCTCCGAAGGCACCCGGCCGCGACTACCGTGGGCACCTCGTATTCCCGCTTTTGTTGCAGACCCAACACCGGTACTGCCCATATTGGAAGCCCTGAAGAATGACCCCAGCCTTTATGTGCGACGCAGCGTGGCCAATCATCTGGGGGATATTGGCAAAGATCATCCCCACATGCTGTTTGAGATTTGCGAGCGTTGGTTAGCCAAGGCCGATAAGGACGTAAAATGGTTGATACGCCATGCCTTGCGACACCCGGCCAAAAAGGGTGATAAAACTGCGCTGGCACTTAGAAGTGCAGCGAAATAGCAATTATATCAACCGGAATTAAAATGACTCCAGCATTGAAACCAAAACTGACACCACAACAACTACAGGACTACCTGCACCTTCACATCCCCCTATCTAAAGCAATGGAGGTAAAAGTTGCCCATGCGGACATAGACAAGGTTACACTGACCGCACCTCTGGCACCGAACATTAATCACAAGGAAACGGTATTTGGGGGCAGCGCTGCAGCAGTGGCCATACTGTCCGCGTGGACGCTATTGCACTATCGATTAACACTGGAAAATCTACCTAGCCAAGTCGTCATTCAGCGTAACAGCATGGATTACGACAAACCCATAAGGACAGATTTTTCAGCGACCGCGTTACCTCCGGATATGAAGCAATGGGAAAAATTCTCTACCACCCTGAAACGACGTCATCGAGCCCGATTGTCAATCACCGCCATTCTTTATTGTGAAGAAGAACCGGTGGGGTCGTTAGAAGGTACTTTTGTAGCTCTACGACAGGGATAGCCTATGAAATTTTGTCCGAAATGTGGCCATGAACTTTCCACAGAAATCATAGACAACGTCAACAGACACGTTTGCACAAACCATGAATGCAAAAACATTTTGTGGAATAACCCAATTCCGGTGGTCGCCGCTCTGGTGGAATTGGACGGACACTACGTTATAGCCAGAAACAGAGCCTGGCCTGAGGGTATATTCTCCGTTATCACCGGGTATTTGGAACAATCGGAATGTCCGCAAGAGGCGGTGGTACGAGAGGTTAAGGAAGAGTTGGGCTTAGAAGGACGCGTCAAACGCTTAATCGGCAATTATATGTTTAAAGAAAAAAACCAAATTATTTTGTGTTATGAAGTAATCGCCACCGGTGCGATTGTTTTGAATCATGAGTTAGCTCAGAGCAAAACCTTATCGCCTGCGGAATTGGCAAGTTATGATTTTTCACCTTTGTATATTACGCAAAACATTATTGAAGATTGGAAGCGTGGGTGAATATGCACGATTGTAGGTTGGATTAGTGCAACGTAATCCGACAGCACATCTCGCAGCATGAACCTTTGATAGATAATTATTACGAAACAACATAACAGCGCAATCTTTCGCACGCGTGGGCGACGCAGGTGACATTGGGGACGCCATAAGACCTTTGTGGTGGATTTGCGTTTCGCCCGCGTGAGCACAAAAGGCGTGCGCACCCTACAATTGCGCACCAACTCAACGATGGTGGCTCAACAGTTAGAAAAACCCTTCCCGCAGGCGGCTCAATTGTTTCACTTGATCTTGTAAATGTGATACAAGCCGTTGGGCGATGTACTCGGCTAAGTCATCGACTTTGTTTGTCTGAATGGCTTGTATAGTCAGATTAACATAGCTGTCTTTATGAGACACAGGTATAACCATAGGAGGATATTGGTTTCTTAGCAACTCATAAAGCAGCAGCAAGCGAGCAATACGATGGTTGTAGCGGGCAAAGGGGGAAATGGCGATAAACTTACAGTGCAGCGAAACCGCTCTTATCAACGGATGTGCACTTTGCCCTCTTTTGTTTTTCGAACAGTCAGCAATTAACGTGCGTACGGCATCCGGCAGGCCCGCGACATCAAGTACACCCAGTTCCGGCCACTGACTCAGCAGTTCTTGTTTACGAAAGCCTGGTGCCCCCAGCTTGCCGGTTCCCTTGTTGAATATTTTAAACAAACCCAACACGGTTTTTTCACTCAGCGCGGCCGCTTTGCCGTTTCTTTTGCTGGGGTTTGCAGCGACAGGGTGACCCAACTCCTGCTCCAGCAACAACAACGCCAGCTTATGGTTAACAACATCATTGACTTCCTGTAAGGGTTTTCCCCCTATCATTACCTGACTCATGGCTCTATCGGTTTGACGCAAGTCCAGACTGTTGCCGGATAAGGCATTGCTGTTGTAAACCCATTCCAATATCCAATGTTCCCGTGCCGCACGGGCAATCGCAGCGGGAACGGGTTGCAGCGCCTTCCAGCGCTCTCCCAACTGATCCAATTGCAAGAGTAATTTTTTGTTCATCCGGCATCCAAGTCGTTAATGCACCACTCCAGTGCAGCACCATTGCGAGGCATCGTTAAAAACCACCGCACAAGCACAGTGCAATATTACGCCTTAATCACTCTCACAACAACACTTAAAAAATGCATAAAACACTGTATATATAGATTTTTATCGTGTTGGCACGCCCCATGCTCTGTATAAACAAAGAACAAGACAAAATCTATCTCTTGCACCATGGCAAGTTGTTTATAAAAGCACAACGGCACATGGCAAGCAGCAAAGCGTAGAAATATGAGCTTGTTCCATATTCATAACTTAAGTAGGGGAGAACCAAATGAAAGTAGTACGTAAGTTAGCACCAGTCTGCGCCGCTGTCTCACTGGCCTTATCCGGAACCGTAGCACCACAACTGGCACAAGCGGAAGCCACTGCCAAGCTGGGGATAGCCAGCATGTATTTATGGCGTGGACAAAACGTCAGTCCCGATGGCGCTCAAGTCCATGGAACACTCCAATACGCCAGCAATGGATTTTATGGCGGCATGTGGACATCCAGCGAAACCGGTGGGCACGAAACAGATCTGTATATCGGTTACAGCGGCAAAGCGGGAGAAGTATCCTATGACGTTTCCTACTGGAACTATCTCTACCCTGAGGAAGGCGGCAGCCTAAGTGAAACCGACGCGGCTGAGGTTGTGGGCACGGTGGGCTATGGCCCTGTTTCCGTTGGTCTGTACATCAATGTCGACAGCGATATTGATGACTACACCTACTTCACCCTAGGCGGCAGTTTCGACAAATACACGTTAACTTATGGAATGTGGTCACTGGATCAAGGCTCTATTGCCGGTACTCAGGACGAATACTCTCACTTAACTTTGAGCTATGCAGCGACGGATGCACTGTCTTTTACTGTCAGTAAAGCGTTTTCCGATCTGGACAAAAACGATCCCGCTGCCGTCGAAGAAGACCCGCTGTTCCAAGTCGCTTACGGCTGGGACTTCAAACTGTAACTATTTTTAACCAGAGCAACACCTCTCCATAGTGAACCGGCAAGTTTTTACTTGCCGGATTTTTTAAACACACACACGGACGAGGCTTAGCAACATCCTAACTTAAAAGTTGCATCTCGTTACGGAGGCATAAACCAATGAAACTAAAATTGTCACTATTGATGCTGGCAGTACTGTTATTCAGTGTGGGCGAAGCGTTTGCCGGAAAAACCATTAAAGTGGGAGTTCTGCATTCCTTGTCCGGAACCATGGCCATCAGTGAAACCACCTTGAAAGACACGGTGCTCATGATGATTGATGAACAAAACAAGAAGGGTGGCTTATTAGGGAAAAAGCTGGAAGCTGTGGTGGTAGACCCCGCCTCCAACTGGCCCTTGTTTGCGGAAAAAACCCGAGAGCTGATTCAAAAACATAAAGTGGATGTGATTTTCGGTTGCTGGACCTCAGTTTCACGTAAATCCGTTTTACCCGTCATTGAAGAACTTAATGGCCTGCTATTCTACCCGGTACAGTATGAAGGCGAGGAGTCTTCCAAAAACGTTTTCTACACCGGCGCCGCTCCTAACCAGCAAGCCATTCCGGCAGTGGATTATTTGATGAACGAAATCGGCGCCAAACGCTGGGTTCTGGCGGGTACGGACTATGTTTATCCTCGAACCACTAATAAAATCCTCGAAGCTTATTTAAAAGCCAAAGGCGTAAAAGAATCGGACATTTTGATCAACTATACCCCCTTTGGTCATTCTGATTGGCAAAGCATTGTATCCGACATTAAAAAATTTGGAACCGCCGGCAAAAAAACAGCCGTTGTGTCCACCATCAACGGTGATGCTAATGTGCCCTTCTATAAAGAACTGGGTAACCAGGGCATCTCAGCTGAAGATATTCCCGTCGTTGCCTTCTCTGTTGGCGAAGAAGAACTTTCCGGCATTGACACCAAACCGCTGGTGGGCCATCTGGCGGCGTGGAACTATTTCCAAAGCGTGGAAGACGGCAGCAACAGCGCTTTTGTGAAGAAATGGAAAAATTTCATCAAAAATAAAAAGCGCGTAACAAATGATCCTATGGAGGCCACCTATATCGGTTTTAATATGTGGGTCAAAGCTGTAGAAAAAGCCAAAACCACCAATGTGGATAAGGTAGAGCAAGCCATGATTGGCATTGAAGTTCCTAATCTCACAGGCGGTAAAGCCAAGATGCTGGCCAACCATCACCTGACCAAGCCGGTGCTCATCGGTGAAATCCAGGAAAACGGCCAGTTTCAAGTGGTATGGAACACAGACTCCACTGTCCCCGGTGATGCCTGGTCGGATTTTTTGCCTGGCAGCAAAGATATAATTTCCGACTGGACAGCACCTATTAAGTGCGGCAATTACAACACCAAGTCAAAAACATGCAGCGGTCAAAAATTCTAATCGCTGCGAAAAAAGTAATACCGGCGCAGGTGCACATGATGCCCTGCGCCAATACTAAAAACGACAGAGCAACGGCAACAAACACAAATAACCAGCGCTATCTATAGCAACGACCATTACGCTCCAGCACACATGGATCACTTATTGGGGGAAACGGTGAACACTCAGTTACCGATACAGTTACGTATACAATTACCGACAAAAAGGTTACGCCATTTATTCGCCCTGGCACTTACAATTACCGCGTTCATCCCGACTGGGGCACTGGCTACCGACATTTCCCCATCGAACCCAAGCGAAGCACAAAACGCAACTACGCTGGAACAATTGATTCCGCAATTGAGTGACAAAAGTTTCAAAACCAAAAAGAACGCCATTCGGCAGCTGGAAAACATTGACTCTCCTCGCGTCTTACCCATTTTACAAACGTTTCTGGATGGCGATTTGTACTATCTAAAATCCGACGGCACGGTTGTCATTGCCAAAGCGGAATCGGACAAACAGCGGTTTACTCTGTATCAGGCCCTGGACAACAAAAATCTGGGCTTATACCCAAAAACGGACATTAAAAAAATCCCCACTAATAACTCCTTGCGCAAACTGCTGCGCACCATTATCGCCGGCAAACAGCTCAACGATTCGGATGCGGAAGTCCGCTATCAGGCTGTAAAGCAAATCCTTAAAGGTATCTCCAGCGATGATGAACCTCCATTGCGTCGGGCGTTGATAAAGGAAAAAGATGCCGTAGTTAAGAGTCTGCTGGAAACGGCATTGGCGCTCATCGAATCCGACAGTGATGACCCCACAATCATGATTAAATCAATTAACACCTTGGGTGAAAGCTTGGAAACCGTTGCCCAAAGCCGCCTGAAACGGTTTTTGGAAAAAAACAGTGATGGTACATTTGTGGAACCCAGTAAAGAAGTTGTCAGTGCGGCTCGCTCCGCCCTAAATCGCATCAATACCCGCATGGATAGCTATAAGCTGGTGGAAACGGTTTTCTTTGGCCTAAGCTTGGGCTCCGTTTTATTACTTGCTGCCATCGGTTTAGCCATTACTTTCGGGGTTATGGGCGTCATCAACATGGCCCATGGCGAGTTGATTATGCTGGGAGCCTATACCACTTACACTATACAACAACTCTTACCCAACTACATTGGCCTGGCGCTGATACTGTCTATTCCGGCGGCATTTATAGTTTCCGGCCTATTTGGTATTGCCATAGAACGCAGCGTCATTCGCCATTTGTACGGACGCCCATTGGAAACTCTTTTGGCTACCTTTGGCATTAGTTTGATTTTGCAGCAACTGGTGCGCTCTATCTATTCCCCGTTGAATCGTTCGGTGGAAAGTCCCAGTTGGATGAGTGGCGTATGGGAAATCAATTCTGCTCTATCTCTAACCTTCAATAGGCTCTATATCATTGTGTTCAGCCTCCTGGTGTTTGCCGGACTGATATTGGTTCTGAAGAAAACCGCATTGGGACTGCAAGTACGCGCCGTTTCTCAAAATCGAAATATGGCCAAAGCGCTGGGTGTGCGTTCCGACTGGGTGGATGCCCTGACCTTTGGCTTGGGAGCCGGTATCGCCGGGGTGGCAGGAGTGGCTCTAAGCCAACTTACCAATGTGGGCCCCAATATGGGACAAGCCTATATCATCGATTCCTTTATGGTGGTGGTTTTCGGCGGAGTGGGAAATCTTTGGGGAACCCTCGTGGGAGCTCTATCACTCGGTGTCGTGAACAAGTTTCTGGAACCCTATTCGGGTGCAGTTCTGGCAAAAATTCTGGTATTAGTTTTTATCATTCTCTTTATCCAAAAACGTCCTAAAGGTCTGTTTCCACAAAAAGGCCGGGCAGCGGAACACTAAACATGACAACAAATCCAAACAATGCGCGGCACGGCCTCTTACTGAACCTGTTGCTTCACGATAAAGGCGGCAACATACTCATAGCCATAATGCTGTTACTGGCTGTGTTTGTCCCCTTGTTGAACCTGGCAGTGCCGGAAAATTCGGCTTTCCATGTTTCCACATACACGGTGACGTTATTGGGTAAATACTTGAGCTTTGCCCTATTGGCCCTTGCCTTGGATCTGGTCTGGGGTTATTGCGGCATATTGAGTTTGGGACATGGCGCTTTTTTTGCCTTGGGCGGCTACGCCATGGGCATGTATATGATGCGTCAGATTGGTGATCGGGGCGTCTATGGTCACGCGGAATTACCGGACTTTATGGTATTCCTCAACTGGCAGGAACTGCCTTGGTACTGGTACGGTTTCGATATGTTTTGGTTCGCAGCCATAATGGTCATGGTGATTCCGGGGCTGCTGGCTTTTGGTTTTGGATGGTTGGCCTTTCGCTCCCGAGTCACCGGGGTGTACTTGTCTATCATGACACAAGCCTTAACTTATGCACTTATGCTGGCCTTCTTTCGCAACGAAATGGGTTTTGGCGGCAATAACGGTTTAACCGATTTCAAAGACATCCTGGGATTCAGTTTACAGGATGACGCCACCCGCATCGGCTTGTTTGTGGTCTCCGCCTTGCTGCTGATTGTTGCCTATTGGGCCTGTCGCCGAGTTATCAATTCCAAAACCGGCCGGGTGGTGGTTGCCATACGCGATGCGGAAGACAGGGCCCGATTTATTGGCTATAAAACAGAAAGCTATAAATTGTGGATATTTGTCTTTTCAGCCGTACTGGCCGGCATTGCCGGTGCCCTGTATGTACCCCAGGTTGGTATTATTAACCCCGGCGAGTTTTCGCCTTTGAACTCTATTGAGTTAGTCGTGTGGGTTGCGGTAGGCGGCCGTGGTACTTTATACGGTGCGGTTTTGGGCGCCTTTGTCGTCAACTATGCCAAAACCTATTTTACTGCAGCATTACCGGAAGTTTGGCTTTACGCACTCGGCGCTCTGTTTGTGGTTGTGACTATTTACCTACCCAATGGCTTGGTGGGACTGGTCAAGCAACTAAAGGATAAACGTCACAAAAAGCCTGCCACAAACTACACAACCGCTCGACAGGAGACCGGAACATGAACCTTCACGCAATACAAAGCCGCCTGGATACTGTGCGGGAAGTGATGCGACGGGACCGGGTGTTTGATTTTATCGCCGAGCGCGAATACGCAGCGCAAGGTCGCCGCCCGGTGACACCCGGTAAAGTGGATGTGGCCCACGGACCTATATTGTACCTGGAAAAAGTCAACGTAAGCTTTGACGGTTTCAAAGCCATCAACGATCTGACTTTGTATATTAACGACGGTGAACTGCGTTGCATTATCGGACCCAATGGCGCCGGTAAAACCACCATGATGGACATCATCACCGGTAAAACACGACCCGATTCCGGCCTGGTGTACTTTGGACAGACCATGAACCTGCTGCGTATGAACGAATACGAAATTGCTGCAGCCGGTATTGGGCGTAAGTTTCAAAAACCCACCGTATTCCCTCAGCACACGGTATATGAAAATCTGGAATTGGCTTTAGCCACCAACAAAAACGTCTGGCATTGTTTAGGCGCTTCACTCAGTGGAGAGCAAAAAGATCGTATTGACGAGGGACTGGAATGGATCGGCCTGACTTCACAACGGTTTACCCCGGCCGCATTGCTCTCCCACGGCCAGACTCAATGGTTGGAGATCGGTATGTTGCTCATGCAAAACCCACGGGTGTTATTAGTGGACGAACCGGTAGCCGGTATGACCCACCAGGAAATTGACAAAACGGCGGAATTATTAACTAACTTAGCCGGGAAACATTCGGTGGTTGTGGTAGAACACGATATGGATTTTGTGCGCTCCATTGCCCGTACAGTGACAGTGCTACACGAAGGCAGCGTTTTGGCAGAAGGCAGTATGGATGAGATTCAAAACGATGCCAAAGTCCGAGAAGTGTATCTAGGCAGCTAAACAATACGGAATCCCTATGTTACAAATAAACACGTTAAACCAATACTACGGCGAAAGTCATACACTATGGGACATCGACCTGGAGATAAAACAAGGTTCCTGTACCTGCCTTATGGGGCGTAACGGCATGGGTAAAACCACCTTGCTGAAAACGATCATGGGATTGGTTGCATCACAATCGGGCAGCATCCGGTTTAACAACTCGGACCTGTCGAAGCTTTCAACGGAAGCACGGGCTAAATTAGGAATTGGCTACGTGCCCCAGGGACGGGACATATTCTCACAACTCACGGTAGAGGAAAACCTGCAAGTTGCGCTTAGCGCGCGAACCGACAAAGCGCGTCGCATACCGGAACGCATTTTCGAACTGTTTCCCGTACTTAAAGAAATGTTGCAACGTCGTGGCGGGGATCTATCCGGAGGCCAACAACAACAATTGGCCATTGGCCGCGCCTTGACCCTACAACCGTCCCTGCTCATATTGGATGAACCCTGCGAAGGCATACAACCTAATATTGTGCAGCAAATCGGCGATGTCATCAGCCGTCTTAATCAAGAGGAAAACTTGACTGTTTTACTCGTAGAACAAAAGCTTCCCTTTGCCCGACGCGTTGGCCAGTATTTCAACATCTTAGACAAAGGCCGTATGGTTGCCAAAGGCGACATGGATGACCTTTCCAAAGAGTTGATCCAAAAGCATTTAACCGTCTAGGCAAGATTCACTTCAAAAGTTTCAGTGGACTATTCATCCTGTATTCATGTCCGCTGTTTATAATACACCACATCAATGCAGTGATTCTATCGCGTTGATTTTGTTTAGTATTTTTGCGTGGTGACGTTGTGGAAGTTGTAGTGAACCGGGATAGCAATTCCCATTACCTGTCTCAGGAAAAAATTGCTTGTAAAATGTGCGCCTTGGCCAACCTGTGCTTACCCAAAGGCATCAGCGACGACGAGCTCGAGCAACTCAATAGCGTTATCCAACAGCGCGAGCCAAAAAAACGCGGCAGTCACTGGTTTCATAGCGGTGAAAAATTTCGCTCCATTTATGCGGTACGTTCCGGATGCATCAAGACCTATCGTATTTCCGATTCAGGCGAAGAACAAATCAGCGGCTTCTATCTTCCTGGGGATATAATCGGCCTGGACGCAATAGAAAGCGGTTACTATTCTTGTTCCGCTAAAGTGTTACAAACCAGCTCGGTTTGTGAAATTCCTTTTACGAAGCTGGAACAACTGTGCGAAGAAACACCACATCTTTACCGTCGTTTCATTAATATCTTAAGTCGTGAAATCCTCAACGAGCAGTGGTTGATCACCATTCTGGGCCGAACCACAGCAGAATCCCGTGTCGCCGCTCTGCTTTGCAATATTTCTGAGCGATTTGCGCAACGAGGTTATTCGGCGTTCAGTTTTATACTGGGCATGCCGCGTAGTGACATTGGCAATTATTTGGGTTTGGCCGTAGAAACCGTGTCGCGAGTATTTTCCCGTTTTCACAACGACCAGCTGATCGATGCCAAAGGCAAGCAAATCCGTATCCAGGATCTCGATAGACTGCGTCAAGTGGCAGGACTTCACCGAGCCCTTGCAGAAGACAACAACAAAATTGCTGCAGCTCACTATGGCTGATGGCTCACCATGGCCGGAGGCTCACTGCGGGTTGATTCAGATCAAAAACGCCAGGCTATAGATAGCTATAGTTTTAGCAAGAGGAAAGTTAACGGGAGAAGCATAGATATCTCTTGATACTGCGCTTAAAACTGCGGATCCCCCCCCGGGATGCTTTCCAAGCACCCCATGCTCGAAGCCTGTAGTATATAGGAAGCCAGAAGTCACAGCACTTGAGTAGGCAGAGAGCAAAAACTACGCGGGGCCTTTCAGGCCCCGCGGTTGTTTCGATCATTTAGGGGGCTTGAATGTGCTGCGCGCCTCTTCCACTTTTAATCTGACATCGCATTTCGGCACATGATCGTTGATCAAACCCATCGCTTGCATAAACGCATACACGGTTGTTGGCCCTACAAATTTCCAACCGCGTTTTTTCAGATCTTTGGAAAGTCGGATTGACGCGTCGGAAGTGGACGCACTTTGAGGTTTTCCCAGGGTTTTGGGGTCCGGCTCAAAGCGCCAAATGTATGCCGCAAAAGAGCCATCGCTTTTAACCAATTCGCGAGCGCACTTGGCATTATTAATGACCGCTTCGATCTTACCGCGATGGCGCACAATCCCCTCGTTCTGCAGCAAACACTCTACATCGCGCAAAGTAAAACGAGCGACTTTGTTAAAATCAAAATGATGGAACGCCTGGCGGAAGTTCTCCCGCTTAGCCAGTATGGTTCGCCAACTCAGCCCGGACTGAAACCCTTCCAGGCAGATTTTTTCAAATAAACGAAAATCATCTTTAACCGGAAAGCCCCACTCGGTATCATGGTAGTGAAAAAACTCCGGCGCCGCTTCGCACCAGCGGCATCGCGGTTTACCGTCCGGCCCTTTTACTGTATCGTTCATTACCCTACCCCGCTAGGCAAGCAGAAACTGTAATTTGGAATCCACTTTTGATGGTGAAATTTCCAATATTTCCACACTAACAACATCATTGGCTACAAACGGGTCCTCATTAACCCGAGCTCGGAGCTCTTCTGGAGTCGTATTGCAGGCGATCAAAGCACCACCTAAGCCGACTTGCAAACTCCCCGCCAAAACAAAAACACCATCGTCAAAACCGCGCTGCAACCATTGATTATGTGCTTCCATAAACCGGCCTGCCTCATCTCTATTTTGAGCAAACTTTAGTAACACCACATACACAATTTATCTCCTTATTGCTATTTCTCTCATATCTGCGTTTTAGTTCCTGCGATGATGTTTCGCAGCCAATCTATCATTTCATTGACTTCTCGACGAATGAATGTCTCATCATGCAGTGCGTTGGCCAGTGTAGCCACCCCCTGACTGCGCGCTAACAAATGCATTGCCAACCTATCCGAGTCTTTTTTCAGACCCAACAAACCAAACTGACGCCGCAACCAAACCCGAAACAAAGTATAAAGTTCAGTGGCATCATCAAGTGCAGCGTGACTCAGTTTTGCCAACTCAGCACACAGACTACCAACCGGGCACCCATAATTCTGAATTTTGCCTTTATTGACAATCAATATCTTGATAAAGCTGCCGATGCGTTCCTCAGGCGTAGCACCAGCGATCTCCCATTCTTTAAGCATCTGACGGGTATTGGCCAAGCGTTGTGTTATTACCGCATCCAGAATGTCATCTTTTGATTTGAAATGGTAATAGAAGTTACCACGGGATATATTTACGGTTTCTGCGATATCCGCAAAAGAGGTTTTTTCAAACCCTTTTTCATAAAACAAACGATCCGCAGCTTTTACGATTTTGTCCCGCGTACTTGTATCCCGCGTAATTTGTTCCCGCTCCACAACGCACCCCAATTAGGACAACCATCCTATTTAAACTCTGAGATTAGGACAATCGTCCTATTTTGTCAATGCCTGCGGAAAGGGGGCGGATCAGGAAATTTTGTAAACCAATTCGTTCAGAACTCGACCGGACAGGCTTTGTATTTGAGATTCTCTAAACACAACACCATCCAAAGACTCGGCGATCTTCCGACTGGCAATATTGTCTCTATCACAGGGGTAGACCATGTCTTTTATAGCCAACTGGTCTTTGCCCCACCGTACCAAGCGTTGTATGGCTTCGCGCCCATAGCGGTGGCCATGTGCGCTTTTTTTCAGCCAAATTCCGAGTGCCGGCGCATCAGGAGAACACAG
The window above is part of the Gammaproteobacteria bacterium genome. Proteins encoded here:
- the urtD gene encoding urea ABC transporter ATP-binding protein UrtD, which codes for MNLHAIQSRLDTVREVMRRDRVFDFIAEREYAAQGRRPVTPGKVDVAHGPILYLEKVNVSFDGFKAINDLTLYINDGELRCIIGPNGAGKTTMMDIITGKTRPDSGLVYFGQTMNLLRMNEYEIAAAGIGRKFQKPTVFPQHTVYENLELALATNKNVWHCLGASLSGEQKDRIDEGLEWIGLTSQRFTPAALLSHGQTQWLEIGMLLMQNPRVLLVDEPVAGMTHQEIDKTAELLTNLAGKHSVVVVEHDMDFVRSIARTVTVLHEGSVLAEGSMDEIQNDAKVREVYLGS
- a CDS encoding YciI family protein, producing the protein MYVVLLKFAQNRDEAGRFMEAHNQWLQRGFDDGVFVLAGSLQVGLGGALIACNTTPEELRARVNEDPFVANDVVSVEILEISPSKVDSKLQFLLA
- the fnr gene encoding fumarate/nitrate reduction transcriptional regulator Fnr; translation: MEVVVNRDSNSHYLSQEKIACKMCALANLCLPKGISDDELEQLNSVIQQREPKKRGSHWFHSGEKFRSIYAVRSGCIKTYRISDSGEEQISGFYLPGDIIGLDAIESGYYSCSAKVLQTSSVCEIPFTKLEQLCEETPHLYRRFINILSREILNEQWLITILGRTTAESRVAALLCNISERFAQRGYSAFSFILGMPRSDIGNYLGLAVETVSRVFSRFHNDQLIDAKGKQIRIQDLDRLRQVAGLHRALAEDNNKIAAAHYG
- the urtC gene encoding urea ABC transporter permease subunit UrtC — encoded protein: MTTNPNNARHGLLLNLLLHDKGGNILIAIMLLLAVFVPLLNLAVPENSAFHVSTYTVTLLGKYLSFALLALALDLVWGYCGILSLGHGAFFALGGYAMGMYMMRQIGDRGVYGHAELPDFMVFLNWQELPWYWYGFDMFWFAAIMVMVIPGLLAFGFGWLAFRSRVTGVYLSIMTQALTYALMLAFFRNEMGFGGNNGLTDFKDILGFSLQDDATRIGLFVVSALLLIVAYWACRRVINSKTGRVVVAIRDAEDRARFIGYKTESYKLWIFVFSAVLAGIAGALYVPQVGIINPGEFSPLNSIELVVWVAVGGRGTLYGAVLGAFVVNYAKTYFTAALPEVWLYALGALFVVVTIYLPNGLVGLVKQLKDKRHKKPATNYTTARQETGT
- a CDS encoding GNAT family N-acetyltransferase, whose product is MEKMNFKELLIESDRLVLEPVSHSYAQVIFQEFTDEITRYMFPATPGCIYDVEIFIESSLHNMEAKSEVTFVILEKFQREFLGVCGLHGLCSPDAPALGIWLKKSAHGHRYGREAIQRLVRWGKDQLAIKDMVYPCDRDNIASRKIAESLDGVVFRESQIQSLSGRVLNELVYKIS
- a CDS encoding DNA-3-methyladenine glycosylase I, yielding MNDTVKGPDGKPRCRWCEAAPEFFHYHDTEWGFPVKDDFRLFEKICLEGFQSGLSWRTILAKRENFRQAFHHFDFNKVARFTLRDVECLLQNEGIVRHRGKIEAVINNAKCARELVKSDGSFAAYIWRFEPDPKTLGKPQSASTSDASIRLSKDLKKRGWKFVGPTTVYAFMQAMGLINDHVPKCDVRLKVEEARSTFKPPK
- a CDS encoding TetR/AcrR family transcriptional regulator, encoding MEREQITRDTSTRDKIVKAADRLFYEKGFEKTSFADIAETVNISRGNFYYHFKSKDDILDAVITQRLANTRQMLKEWEIAGATPEERIGSFIKILIVNKGKIQNYGCPVGSLCAELAKLSHAALDDATELYTLFRVWLRRQFGLLGLKKDSDRLAMHLLARSQGVATLANALHDETFIRREVNEMIDWLRNIIAGTKTQI
- the urtE gene encoding urea ABC transporter ATP-binding subunit UrtE, with the translated sequence MLQINTLNQYYGESHTLWDIDLEIKQGSCTCLMGRNGMGKTTLLKTIMGLVASQSGSIRFNNSDLSKLSTEARAKLGIGYVPQGRDIFSQLTVEENLQVALSARTDKARRIPERIFELFPVLKEMLQRRGGDLSGGQQQQLAIGRALTLQPSLLILDEPCEGIQPNIVQQIGDVISRLNQEENLTVLLVEQKLPFARRVGQYFNILDKGRMVAKGDMDDLSKELIQKHLTV